The following are encoded together in the Triticum dicoccoides isolate Atlit2015 ecotype Zavitan chromosome 6B, WEW_v2.0, whole genome shotgun sequence genome:
- the LOC119322571 gene encoding probable serine/threonine-protein kinase PIX13 has product MGNICGGAGKADVAADYRPSSPGTSNYKTSGSVTTSNSTTGKLSSGGSSTFMASAGSGGTSGGFDEAAAGFLEGQILEAPNLRTFTFLELKTATKNFRPDSVLGEGGFGRVYKGWVDEKTMNPTKSGTGMVVAVKKLNSESMQGYEEWQSEINFLGRLSHPNLVKLLGYCWEDKELLLVYEFMAKGSLENHLFRKGCAPLSWELRLKIAIGAARGLAFLHASEKQVIYRDFKASNILLDASYNAKLSDFGLAKLGPTGSNSHITTRVMGTYGYAAPEYVATGHLYVKSDVYGFGVVMLEMLSGKRALDPNRPNGQQSLVDWAKPYLADRRKLARLMDPQFEGQYNSKQSHQAAQLTLNCLAGEPRSRPSMKEVLETLEQIEALKSRTREARGGSGTSSRDRAHGRSAAVHQRSSPRANGDGRRGSRATNGHATKAR; this is encoded by the exons GGACATCCAACTACAAGACGAGCGGCAGCGTCACCACGAGCAACAGCACCACGGGGAAGCTCTCCTCGGGGGGCAGCAGCACCTTCATGGCCTCCGCGGGCAGCGGCGGCACCAGCgggggcttcgacgaggccgcggcGGGCTTCCTCGAGGGCCAGATCCTGGAGGCGCCCAACCTCCGCACCTTCACCTTCCTCGAGCTCAAGACGGCCACCAAGAACTTCAGGCCCGACAGCGTCCTCGGGGAGGGGGGGTTCGGGAGGGTCTACAAGGGGTGGGTGGACGAGAAGACGATGAACCCCACCAAGAGCGGCACCGGCATGGTCGTCGCGGTCAAGAAGCTCAACTCGGAGAGCATGCAGGGGTACGAGGAATGGCAG TCAGAGATAAACTTTTTGGGAAGGCTCTCGCACCCAAACCTTGTCAAGCTGTTGGGGTACTGCTGGGAGGACAAGGAACTGTTGCTTGTCTACGAGTTCATGGCCAAGGGGAGCTTGGAAAACCATCTTTTCAGAA AAGGATGTGCTCCGCTGTCATGGGAACTGAGGCTGAAGATAGCCATTGGCGCAGCTAGAGGACTTGCATTCTTGCATGCATCAGAGAAGCAAGTTATCTACAGGGACTTCAAGGCTTCCAATATTCTTCTAGATGCA AGTTATAATGCGAAGCTCTCTGACTTTGGGCTTGCTAAGCTTGGACCAACGGGTAGCAACTCTCATATCACGACCAGGGTGATGGGCACCTACGGATATGCGGCCCCGGAATACGTAGCCACCG GCCATTTGTATGTCAAGAGTGACGTTTACGGTTTCGGAGTTGTGATGCTGGAGATGCTGTCTGGTAAGCGAGCGCTGGACCCCAACCGTCCGAATGGGCAACAGAGCCTGGTTGACTGGGCGAAGCCCTACTTGGCTGACCGGAGAAAGCTCGCCCGTCTCATGGACCCTCAGTTTGAGGGTCAGTACAACTCCAAACAGTCCCACCAGGCGGCGCAGCTGACACTGAACTGCCTTGCCGGTGAGCCCAGGAGCAGGCCATCGATGAAGGAGGTCCTGGAGACGCTCGAGCAGATCGAGGCACTGAAGAGCCGGACAAGGGAGGCAAGAGGAGGGAGCGGGACGTCATCCAGGGACCGTGCCCACGGACGCTCTGCTGCAGTGCACCAGCGGTCATCGCCACGGGCCAatggtgatggtcgccgtggttcgagGGCCACCAACGGCCACGCCACGAAGGCACGATGA
- the LOC119322570 gene encoding putative pentatricopeptide repeat-containing protein At3g25970 yields MPARHHLTIAAVAKSHAALPKSGVTSPTPWNQLLTAYSLSPLGLVAARQVFDQIPRPDAASWNSLLTAYVSAGAHPAARRILRAMHTRGLAASTFALGPALRSAAALGCPVLGAQLHSLIVKAGLANNVFAATALLHMYAKCGRTRDARRVFDGMLERNTVSWNALIAGYAESGKVAPVVQLFVEMEREGLRPDEATFAALLTLVNDSSCFLMHQLHGKIVKYGSALGLIVLNAAITAYTQCGALENSRSIFDEIGDRRDLISWNAMLAAYTTHGMEYEAMGFFASMMQASGVEPDMYSFTSIVSACAEHRDHGGTAIHGLVIKKCFEGVAPVCNALIAMYTRFSEKCMMEDAYKCFDSLLLKDTVSWNSMLTGYSQHGLSADALRFFRCMQSENIRTDEYAFSAALRSCSDLALLRLGRQIHGLVIHSGFASNNFVSSSPIFMYSKSGVLDNATKSFEEADKSSSVPWNSMMFGYAQHGQAQGVRSLFNEMLELKVPLDHITFVGLITACSHAGLVNEGSEILNTMETKYGIPLRMEHYACGIDLYGRAGQLDKAKELIDSMPFEPDAMVWMTLLGACRIHGNMELASDVASHLLEAEPRQHSTYVLLSSMYSGLGMWSNRAFVQKEMKNKGLSKVPGWSWIEVKNEVHSFNAEDGSHPRMDEIYEMLSLLLHNFPVQPVHQKTTGAIDC; encoded by the exons ATGCCCGCGCGCCACCACCTCACCATCGCCGCCGTCGCGAAATCCCACGCCGCGCTGCCCAAGTCCGGTGTCACCTCCCCCACGCCCTGGAACCAGCTCCTCACCGCCTACTCCCTCTCCCCGCTCGGCCTCGTCGCCGCGCGCCAGGTGTTCGACCAAATCCCGCGCCCGGATGCCGCCTCCTGGAACTCCCTCCTCACCGCTTATGTCTCCGCTGGCGCGCACCCCGCCGCGCGCCGCATCCTCAGGGCCATGCACACGCGTGGACTGGCCGCCAGCACCTTCGCCCTCGGCCCTGCTCTGCGCTCCGCTGCTGCTTTGGGCTGCCCTGTTCTCGGCGCCCAGCTGCACTCGCTCATCGTCAAAGCCGGCCTGGCCAACAATGTCTTCGCCGCGACCGCATTGctccacatgtatgcaaaatgtGGCCGCACGAGGGACGCTCGtcgggtgttcgatggaatgctggAGCGGAACACTGTTTCTTGGAATGCACTCATTGCTGGTTATGCGGAATCCGGCAAGGTTGCTCCAGTAGTTCAGCTGTTTGTTGAGATGGAGAGGGAGGGGTTACGTCCAGACGAGGCAACATTCGCCGCGTTGCTCACATTGGTCAATGACTCCAGTTGTTTCCTGATGCACCAGCTGCATGGGAAGATTGTCAAATATGGATCAGCGTTGGGCTTGATAGTGTTGAATGCAGCAATCACTGCCTACACGCAATGTGGGGCCCTGGAGAATTCTAGAAGCATCTTTGATGAAATTGGGGACAGAAGGGATTTGATATCATGGAACGCAATGCTTGCAGCTTACACTACCCATGGGATGGAGTATGAGGCGATGGGATTCTTTGCTAGCATGATGCAGGCGAGTGGAGTTGAACCTGACATGTATAGTTTCACAAGTATCGTAAGTGCGTGTGCAGAGCATCGCGATCACGGAGGGACAGCAATTCATGGTTTGGTGATCAAGAAGTGCTTCGAAGGAGTCGCGCCTGTTTGCAATGCTCTGATTGCCATGTACACTCGATTTAGTGAGAAATGCATGATGGAAGATGCATATAAGTGCTTTGATTCCTTGCTGCTTAAGGACACCGTCTCCTGGAATTCTATGTTGACTGGGTATTCGCAGCACGGTTTGAGTGCTGATGCGTTGAGATTCTTCAGATGTATGCAGTCAGAAAATATTAGAACTGATGAGTATGCATTCTCTGCTGCCCTGCGTTCATGCTCAGACCTTGCTTTACTTCGGCTAGGTAGACAAATACATGGTTTAGTCATCCATTCTGGTTTTGCTTCCAACAATTTTGTTTCTAGCTCGCCGATCTTCATGTATTCTAAGAGTGGCGTTCTTGATAATGCAACGAAGTCTTTTGAGGAGGCAGATAAGAGTAGCTCTGTGCCCTGGAACTCTATGATGTTTGGTTATGCGCAGCATGGACAGGCGCAAGGCGTGCGCAGCCTCTTCAATGAGATGCTGGAGCTTAAGGTTCCTCTGGATCATATTACATTTGTTGGCCTGATTACTGCCTGCAGTCATGCTGGTCTTGTGAACGAAGGTTCAGAAATCCTCAATACGATGGAGACTAAGTATGGAATTCCTCTTCGGATGGAGCATTATGCATGTGGCATTGATCTGTATGGGAGGGCTGGGCAGCTTGACAAAGCAAAAGAGCTTATTGACTCTATGCCATTTGAACCAGATGCCATGGTGTGGATGACCCTATTAGGTGCTTGCAGAATCCATGGGAATATGGAACTTGCAAGTGATGTGGCCAGCCATCTGTTGGAGGCAGAGCCTAGACAGCACTCCACATATGTTCTCCTCTCCAGCATGTATTCTGGTCTTGGGATGTGGAGTAATAGAGCATTCGTACAGAAGGAAATGAAGAATAAAGGACTAAGCAAAGTCCCTGGTTGGAGCTGGATCGAGGTGAAGAATGAGGTGCACTCATTCAATGCAGAGGATGGGTCGCACCCAAGGATGGATGAAATATATGAGATGTTGAGTTTGTTGCTTCACAATTTTCCCGTGCAGCCTGTGCATCAAAAAACAACTGGAGCCATCGACTGCT AG